A single Dehalobacter sp. 12DCB1 DNA region contains:
- a CDS encoding iron-sulfur cluster assembly scaffold protein encodes MDYSDKVIEHFMCPQNVGSMPDADAEGIFGDVSCGDSLTIYLKVKDGILTDISYLVFGCAAAVAASSMFTVLVKGKSIEEALDIGGRDVFNALDGLPASKVHCSVLGPQALKKAIEDYESKRKDQS; translated from the coding sequence GTGGATTATTCGGATAAAGTTATTGAACATTTTATGTGCCCGCAAAATGTGGGAAGCATGCCTGACGCGGATGCCGAGGGAATCTTCGGAGATGTGTCCTGCGGAGATTCGCTGACGATCTATCTGAAAGTAAAGGATGGTATCCTGACGGATATCAGTTACCTGGTGTTTGGCTGCGCCGCGGCTGTAGCAGCAAGCAGCATGTTTACAGTTTTAGTCAAAGGAAAAAGTATTGAGGAGGCTTTAGATATAGGCGGCAGAGACGTTTTCAACGCGCTGGATGGCCTGCCGGCAAGTAAAGTTCATTGTTCCGTGCTGGGTCCCCAGGCCCTGAAAAAAGCTATCGAAGATTATGAATCCAAAAGAAAAGATCAGAGCTAA
- the cybH gene encoding Ni/Fe-hydrogenase, b-type cytochrome subunit has product MAKASDHPLIQRISHWINLITFAVLISTGFVIHAPFQGANMNVARNLHFIFMYILVINGIVRFYVSFFGKNKDYKEFFLNKLDLKTFIPQIKYYLFISKEHPKTNKYNPLQKFAYIALPVLAVFQAITGIILYLPMKFSGAAQALGSLAAVRGIHYVVMWLFIAIIFVHVYLVFTEAKDEFFLMFFGKTGKKEKGGANKANQSAVKS; this is encoded by the coding sequence ATGGCTAAAGCATCTGATCATCCGCTTATCCAGCGAATCTCTCACTGGATAAACTTAATCACCTTTGCGGTCCTGATCTCGACCGGTTTTGTCATCCATGCTCCTTTCCAGGGAGCCAATATGAATGTCGCCAGAAATCTCCACTTTATCTTCATGTACATTCTGGTGATCAATGGGATTGTACGTTTCTATGTCTCCTTTTTCGGGAAAAATAAAGATTATAAGGAGTTTTTCCTGAACAAACTGGATCTGAAGACTTTTATCCCCCAGATTAAATATTATCTGTTTATTAGTAAGGAACATCCAAAGACCAACAAGTACAACCCGCTGCAGAAATTTGCCTATATTGCATTACCAGTCCTGGCAGTCTTTCAGGCCATCACCGGGATCATTCTATATCTGCCGATGAAGTTCTCAGGAGCTGCTCAAGCACTTGGCAGCCTGGCTGCAGTCAGAGGGATCCACTATGTTGTGATGTGGTTGTTTATTGCGATCATCTTTGTTCATGTTTACCTTGTCTTTACTGAAGCTAAGGATGAGTTTTTTCTGATGTTCTTCGGTAAAACCGGTAAGAAAGAAAAGGGCGGCGCTAACAAAGCAAATCAGTCGGCCGTAAAAAGCTGA
- a CDS encoding nickel-dependent hydrogenase large subunit: MSAQKIVIDPITRIEGHLKIEVEIENGVVSNSRVIGTMYRGLENLVVGRDPRDASYVTERACGVCSTVHGLASALALDAAFGAEVPYGGRLIRNLIYGATLLHDHPLHFYHLSALDYLDVMAIAQYKGNDAGLNGVKDKILKLVAANDTAPLTPRYNPDQYCVNDPELVTLAVAHYLKALEMQAKAKKMSAIFAGKQPHQSSIVVGGVTILPTLEQVFQYRSMLMEQIAFVENVYLQDVLTFGTGPLLPLAQAGVGGSHGNYMSYGGFAGDAEGKDLLFTPGIVLDNNLATVHPFSIDKITEDITHAWYKSDKGRTPYEEDTVIDLDKKDAYTYVKAPRYEGKPMEVGPLARMLVMQPKVLMDVITKYNIKPGAVARHAARAVETILMAKKMLEWVDSLIAEMGKPNFKIHDTDHWEIPKSGQGAGLIEVARGSLGHWIKVEDHKTANYQMVVPSTWNFSPTDGNGVLGPVDKSMIGVPVPDPDNPINVVRVIRSYDPCLACAIHLIDPQSNEIKKYQIGF, translated from the coding sequence ATGTCTGCACAAAAAATTGTTATTGATCCTATTACCCGTATCGAAGGCCACTTGAAAATTGAAGTAGAAATTGAAAACGGTGTCGTCTCGAACTCCCGCGTCATTGGCACCATGTACAGGGGTCTTGAAAACCTGGTTGTCGGTCGCGATCCCAGAGATGCCAGTTATGTTACGGAACGCGCCTGTGGCGTTTGCTCAACAGTACATGGCTTGGCTTCCGCGCTGGCTTTGGACGCCGCTTTTGGTGCTGAAGTCCCCTACGGCGGCCGCCTTATTCGGAATCTGATTTACGGCGCAACACTTTTGCATGACCACCCGCTCCATTTCTATCATCTGTCTGCTCTGGATTATTTAGATGTCATGGCGATTGCCCAGTACAAAGGCAATGATGCCGGTTTGAACGGCGTTAAGGACAAAATTTTGAAACTGGTTGCAGCTAACGATACAGCGCCTCTGACGCCGCGTTACAACCCCGATCAATATTGTGTAAATGATCCTGAACTTGTTACGTTGGCTGTTGCGCATTACCTGAAAGCCTTGGAAATGCAGGCAAAAGCCAAGAAAATGTCCGCGATATTTGCCGGTAAACAACCACACCAGTCCTCGATCGTAGTTGGCGGCGTCACGATACTGCCGACACTGGAGCAAGTCTTCCAATACCGTTCTATGCTGATGGAGCAGATCGCCTTCGTTGAAAATGTCTACCTTCAGGATGTCCTGACCTTCGGAACCGGGCCGCTTCTGCCTCTGGCCCAGGCCGGCGTTGGCGGTAGTCATGGCAATTACATGTCTTATGGTGGATTTGCCGGAGATGCAGAAGGAAAAGATTTGTTATTTACACCGGGTATCGTTCTCGACAATAACCTGGCGACCGTTCATCCGTTCAGCATCGACAAAATCACGGAAGATATCACGCATGCCTGGTACAAGAGCGACAAAGGCAGAACTCCTTATGAGGAAGACACGGTTATTGATTTGGATAAGAAGGACGCCTATACCTATGTCAAAGCACCGCGCTATGAAGGCAAACCGATGGAAGTCGGACCGCTCGCCCGTATGCTCGTCATGCAGCCGAAAGTGCTTATGGACGTTATTACGAAATATAACATCAAGCCCGGCGCTGTCGCTCGTCATGCCGCCCGGGCGGTGGAAACCATTCTTATGGCTAAGAAAATGCTCGAATGGGTCGATTCCCTCATTGCCGAAATGGGCAAGCCAAATTTTAAGATCCATGATACCGATCATTGGGAAATCCCTAAAAGCGGTCAGGGCGCAGGCCTGATTGAAGTTGCCCGCGGGTCGCTTGGCCACTGGATTAAAGTTGAAGACCATAAAACAGCAAATTACCAAATGGTCGTCCCCTCGACTTGGAACTTTTCACCGACAGATGGAAACGGCGTTTTAGGCCCGGTTGACAAATCCATGATTGGGGTACCGGTACCAGATCCGGACAATCCGATCAATGTCGTCCGTGTCATCCGTTCCTATGACCCATGTCTGGCTTGTGCAATTCACCTAATCGATCCGCAAAGTAACGAAATTAAGAAATACCAGATTGGCTTCTAA
- a CDS encoding Ig-like domain-containing protein, giving the protein MAKNFRNLMSWKKSISIALVLVMAISIFYGFDFFRLNDRTVLASDIAITAVDLDQLGVDTTTTFLLTSKESLTEKTVKASLKLSPKFSYTLDKQNNGKSYKIIPEEELAPNTIYRLAFDPEASGKENLSWAFQTKAAFQVLRSLPGDKSTAVPVDTGIELTFSSDNYEISSLKDYFSISPEVKGAFEKHKKTLVFTPEALQSATVYTVTLKKGFVLPGTTETLFEDYRFSFETGTVEQNNPPFTFDLNTSLTEFSTSEQPAFSVYFTNNTYSEGQIIDTPPLHINLYRYPDHQSFQASLTKRDVLPDWSYYTWNHYLEKLPSAYILAEYDTEFLKTDPYNQYIMLPGTLEAGYYSAEFQAEESVRQVWFQVTDLAVYLAQGQDESLFWVNDLQTKASVAEATVSLENKKIIASTDKSGTVLIKQKLSGEQRSYAWIRQGGKEILVPIEAWDEEGNTGQINPSDYWKYLYLDRGLYKPGDTVNFWGITAPRSGNSAQGSRIEPLRNLTIEVYGYDGAYYPGGEISPILIQETAVKDDCFQGQIKLPVLKPGYYDLQVKSGDVQLLSRSFSVENYQKPAYQVTLTQDKKAIFAGEKVNFRFSAAFFESTPVPSLSLHYFLSDQEGDLTTDAKGTAVLSYTGKARAENYTDYDFQTCSANATLPEAGEIYNYTELLVFKSKVYINGQAIRQKDTYTLSAKLSSVDLTKLNNGEFASEENYLQGPVANAPVKAKLYQEVVTRTETGQYYDFISKKVVRSYNYDYATKLVSEFTLTTDFDGTLKYTGQIDPKESYNLYLTAQDSDGRSFTRQLYISKQDPQPDNAYYFLQGTPGIDGYNPGDQVQVSMMVNSQVLNPAGRNILFYHGQKVIDAYQVSTTPKYSFLFTDLYIPNVTVGGVYFDGSSYYEASSVMIPFASQTKKLNVAVQSDKTEYRPGDKVHLSLKVTDGNNAPVKRAQINLNLVDEALFSLQNQSVDLLNSLYGDNQYLTLITRKSHYHPGFYGFAESGGEGGSGRSDFRDTILFTTLQTDSSGNASTDFTLPDNLTSWRVTYQAFTQNLQAGSGTSQLPVRLPFFVEVTLNSNYLAGDSPIILTRSYGEKLKNSQNVSYTMKLSSPSGKEQTWHQSDTAFSAADWKLPALEAGTYHLTVSGSQNGLTDTLTKEFTAVKSFQQRIVSDQNLLTEGQGLKGSSEEPTTVIFSDSEKSQYLRGLYQLIWNNGSRLEQKLAAQEAAKLLEKYFSDSPESNISLVGDTEDRASLLLYQRPDGGISILSYGESDPALSAMVASAAPGVFDDQALIRYFYRILEAKDAEAGKGGDQGNQGSQTPTAEDESVILLGLASLGEPVLLQIDSYMQKEDLSAEAKINLALALLETGDGAYAKQVYKELLSTYQQDLGSVLRINVGRDQDDMILATTRMALLAARLDQPEKSKLYQYLLENPGKDILNTLEQLEILRYNLQYMASSPVSFTYELNGKKETKILKNMNFFKLTILPEDLTKISFTRIKGKVGMISYYSVPVQAGEGSENTDLKISRTYRVGSMVTNTFHRQDLVQVVLSYNIGDKAPQGLYEIVDVLPAGLALIPRPENYNEDPTAKNHWDYPTEVNGQKLVFQVGKDKGTITYLARVISPGEFNCEAPVLSNIKNSIVYTSGSQSRIVIK; this is encoded by the coding sequence ATGGCAAAGAATTTCAGGAACTTGATGAGTTGGAAAAAGTCAATCAGCATCGCCTTAGTTCTTGTGATGGCTATCAGCATTTTTTACGGATTTGACTTTTTCCGTCTGAATGACAGAACAGTTTTGGCCTCGGATATCGCTATTACTGCGGTTGACTTGGATCAGCTCGGAGTTGATACCACGACAACTTTTTTACTGACCAGTAAAGAAAGCCTGACAGAAAAAACAGTGAAAGCATCACTCAAGCTTAGTCCGAAATTTTCCTACACCTTGGATAAACAGAATAATGGCAAGAGCTATAAAATTATTCCCGAGGAAGAATTAGCGCCGAATACGATTTATCGTCTGGCCTTTGATCCGGAAGCATCGGGAAAGGAAAACCTCAGCTGGGCCTTCCAGACCAAAGCAGCCTTTCAGGTGCTTCGTTCCCTTCCCGGAGATAAAAGCACCGCTGTTCCGGTAGACACAGGAATTGAATTGACTTTCTCTTCCGACAACTATGAAATTAGCAGCCTGAAGGATTATTTCAGTATCTCACCCGAGGTGAAGGGGGCTTTCGAAAAGCACAAAAAAACGCTGGTATTTACGCCGGAAGCACTGCAATCGGCCACCGTCTATACGGTCACGCTCAAAAAAGGCTTTGTACTCCCCGGTACGACGGAAACCCTGTTCGAAGACTATCGTTTCAGCTTTGAGACCGGGACGGTTGAACAGAACAATCCTCCTTTTACGTTTGATCTGAACACAAGTCTGACCGAATTCAGCACCAGTGAGCAGCCTGCATTTTCCGTATATTTCACCAACAATACATATTCGGAAGGTCAAATCATAGATACGCCTCCGCTTCATATCAACCTTTACCGCTATCCGGATCACCAAAGCTTTCAAGCCTCTCTGACGAAACGGGATGTTCTGCCTGACTGGTCCTACTATACCTGGAACCATTATCTCGAAAAACTACCGTCAGCCTACATACTGGCTGAATATGACACCGAATTTCTGAAGACAGACCCTTACAATCAATACATCATGCTACCAGGAACACTGGAAGCAGGGTACTATTCTGCAGAATTCCAGGCAGAGGAATCCGTCAGGCAAGTCTGGTTCCAGGTAACCGATCTTGCCGTCTACCTTGCCCAGGGACAGGACGAAAGCCTCTTTTGGGTTAATGACCTGCAGACCAAAGCATCCGTTGCTGAAGCCACTGTCAGTCTTGAAAATAAGAAGATTATCGCCAGTACGGATAAATCCGGTACGGTTTTGATCAAGCAAAAGCTGTCCGGCGAGCAGAGAAGTTATGCTTGGATCCGGCAGGGAGGCAAAGAGATCCTTGTCCCCATAGAAGCCTGGGATGAAGAAGGTAACACCGGCCAGATCAATCCGTCGGATTACTGGAAGTATCTCTATTTAGACCGAGGACTTTATAAGCCTGGGGATACGGTGAACTTCTGGGGAATCACTGCCCCGCGGTCCGGGAACAGTGCGCAGGGCAGCCGGATTGAACCGCTTCGCAATCTCACAATTGAAGTATATGGTTATGACGGTGCCTACTACCCGGGGGGTGAGATTTCTCCGATCCTGATCCAGGAGACCGCAGTAAAAGATGATTGTTTTCAGGGTCAAATCAAACTTCCCGTTCTAAAACCCGGTTACTATGACCTGCAGGTTAAATCTGGCGATGTTCAACTGCTCTCACGAAGCTTTTCTGTAGAAAACTACCAAAAACCGGCCTATCAAGTAACATTGACTCAAGATAAGAAAGCCATCTTCGCCGGAGAGAAGGTGAATTTTCGGTTCTCAGCCGCCTTCTTTGAAAGCACGCCTGTCCCAAGTCTGTCTTTGCACTACTTTTTATCTGATCAGGAAGGTGACTTGACTACCGATGCAAAAGGAACGGCAGTACTTTCCTATACCGGCAAGGCTCGCGCAGAGAATTATACGGACTACGATTTTCAGACTTGTTCAGCCAACGCCACCCTTCCCGAAGCAGGGGAAATCTACAATTACACTGAACTGCTTGTCTTTAAAAGCAAAGTCTACATCAACGGCCAAGCGATCCGCCAGAAAGATACCTATACCCTCTCCGCCAAATTATCATCTGTTGATTTGACCAAGCTAAACAATGGAGAATTTGCTTCTGAAGAGAACTATCTTCAGGGGCCGGTTGCCAATGCCCCGGTGAAAGCTAAGCTCTACCAGGAAGTCGTTACAAGAACCGAAACAGGTCAGTACTATGATTTCATCAGTAAAAAAGTAGTCAGATCTTATAATTATGACTATGCCACAAAACTGGTCAGTGAGTTTACACTAACGACAGATTTTGACGGAACACTGAAATATACAGGTCAAATTGATCCGAAGGAATCCTACAATCTCTATCTTACAGCACAGGACAGTGACGGTCGATCCTTTACAAGACAATTATACATCAGCAAGCAGGACCCTCAGCCGGATAATGCTTATTACTTCCTGCAGGGAACACCTGGTATTGACGGTTATAATCCTGGGGACCAAGTTCAGGTGTCCATGATGGTCAATAGCCAAGTTTTAAATCCTGCCGGAAGAAATATTTTATTCTACCACGGTCAAAAAGTCATTGATGCCTACCAGGTAAGCACCACCCCTAAGTACAGCTTTTTGTTTACCGATTTGTACATTCCGAATGTTACCGTAGGCGGGGTCTACTTCGACGGGAGCAGCTACTATGAAGCGAGCAGCGTTATGATACCGTTTGCAAGCCAAACAAAAAAACTGAATGTCGCGGTACAATCGGATAAGACAGAATATCGGCCCGGCGATAAAGTTCACTTGAGTCTTAAGGTGACCGACGGCAACAATGCCCCGGTTAAAAGGGCTCAGATTAATCTAAATCTTGTTGATGAAGCCCTATTCAGCCTGCAAAACCAGAGTGTGGACCTTCTGAACAGCCTCTATGGCGATAATCAGTATCTGACACTGATAACCAGAAAGTCCCATTATCACCCTGGTTTTTATGGTTTTGCTGAGTCTGGCGGGGAGGGCGGTTCGGGACGCAGTGATTTTCGGGATACCATACTCTTCACCACGCTGCAAACCGACAGTAGCGGGAATGCCTCAACGGACTTCACCCTACCGGACAATCTGACGTCCTGGCGGGTTACCTACCAGGCTTTTACTCAGAATCTTCAGGCTGGAAGTGGCACCTCACAGCTTCCGGTACGCCTGCCATTCTTTGTCGAAGTGACACTGAACAGCAATTATCTCGCAGGAGATTCTCCAATTATTCTTACACGTTCTTATGGAGAAAAACTGAAAAACAGCCAAAATGTTTCTTATACCATGAAACTAAGCAGTCCCAGCGGCAAGGAACAGACCTGGCATCAAAGTGATACAGCATTTTCTGCTGCAGATTGGAAGCTGCCGGCCCTCGAAGCAGGCACTTACCATCTGACCGTATCCGGCAGCCAAAATGGCCTTACTGACACGCTGACCAAGGAATTTACCGCTGTGAAATCGTTTCAGCAGAGGATTGTATCGGACCAAAATCTTTTAACGGAAGGCCAGGGACTCAAGGGTTCTTCTGAAGAACCAACGACAGTGATCTTCAGTGATTCTGAGAAGAGCCAGTACCTCCGGGGTCTTTACCAGCTGATCTGGAATAATGGAAGTCGCCTTGAGCAAAAGCTTGCCGCCCAGGAAGCCGCCAAGCTTTTGGAAAAGTACTTTTCCGACAGTCCCGAATCTAATATCTCTCTGGTTGGAGATACGGAGGATCGGGCTTCTCTGCTCCTTTATCAGCGGCCCGACGGTGGAATCAGCATCCTCTCTTATGGAGAAAGTGATCCGGCCTTGTCGGCAATGGTCGCTTCCGCTGCCCCAGGTGTCTTTGATGATCAGGCCTTAATCCGCTATTTTTACAGAATTCTGGAAGCTAAAGACGCAGAAGCAGGAAAAGGGGGAGATCAAGGAAATCAGGGAAGTCAGACACCTACGGCAGAAGATGAAAGTGTAATTCTTCTCGGGCTCGCTTCCCTGGGAGAGCCTGTTCTTCTGCAGATTGACAGCTATATGCAGAAGGAAGATTTGTCTGCGGAAGCAAAGATCAACCTGGCTCTGGCTCTTCTGGAAACCGGGGATGGAGCCTACGCCAAACAGGTTTATAAGGAATTGCTCAGCACTTATCAGCAGGACCTCGGTTCCGTACTGCGAATCAACGTAGGAAGAGATCAGGATGATATGATTCTGGCTACAACCCGGATGGCACTTCTGGCAGCGCGCCTGGACCAGCCGGAGAAAAGCAAGCTTTACCAGTACCTGCTTGAGAATCCAGGCAAAGATATTTTGAATACGCTCGAGCAGCTGGAAATACTCCGCTACAATCTTCAGTATATGGCCTCTTCGCCTGTAAGCTTTACCTATGAACTAAACGGGAAAAAAGAGACCAAAATCTTAAAAAATATGAACTTCTTTAAACTGACCATTCTACCTGAGGATTTAACGAAGATATCATTTACCAGGATTAAAGGCAAGGTTGGCATGATAAGCTACTACAGTGTTCCGGTTCAGGCCGGAGAAGGATCAGAAAATACAGATCTTAAGATCAGCCGTACCTATCGCGTCGGCAGTATGGTGACAAATACCTTCCATCGCCAGGACCTCGTCCAGGTTGTGTTAAGCTATAACATCGGCGATAAAGCGCCCCAGGGGCTTTATGAAATTGTGGATGTGCTTCCTGCCGGTCTTGCTCTTATCCCACGTCCCGAAAATTACAATGAAGACCCGACTGCCAAAAATCACTGGGATTATCCAACAGAAGTCAATGGACAAAAGCTGGTCTTCCAGGTCGGCAAGGACAAAGGCACGATTACGTATCTGGCACGAGTTATCTCACCTGGTGAATTCAACTGTGAAGCACCCGTTTTGAGCAACATTAAGAACAGTATTGTCTACACAAGCGGCAGCCAATCCAGGATTGTGATCAAATAA
- the amrB gene encoding AmmeMemoRadiSam system protein B: MTALLLLCFFFLLLSGCGGTSLTEKSSGEDDGISVSSHPGFITTEELNAILTDQPAVPSKADKRIVSAVMPHHLTAARLINDLMQILAAQEPGLIILVGPNHLNKGNRIITGLYNWETPEGLVETDQPTVNLLLKNSLASRDEENLSSEHSIGSLVPLIKHYLPKAKIVPLILHHDVTLQEVNTLLAGIEPFLNEHTVLISSVDFSHYLTRAEAQVKDRETLKYMQEFDYPALFRLGNDYLDSPASLTASFRLAEKQGIRAFHVLGNTNSGILLQNDMTQTTSYFTLVFYADI; the protein is encoded by the coding sequence ATGACTGCCTTACTATTATTATGCTTTTTTTTCTTACTCCTTTCCGGATGCGGCGGAACAAGCCTAACGGAAAAGTCCTCCGGCGAAGACGACGGGATATCCGTTTCCTCCCATCCCGGTTTTATCACCACGGAGGAATTAAATGCTATCCTGACCGACCAGCCTGCTGTACCTTCCAAGGCAGATAAAAGAATCGTAAGTGCCGTGATGCCGCATCATCTGACAGCCGCCCGCCTCATTAATGATCTGATGCAAATACTTGCCGCGCAGGAGCCAGGCCTAATCATCCTGGTAGGCCCAAACCATCTTAACAAAGGGAACCGGATTATTACAGGCCTGTATAACTGGGAGACTCCTGAAGGCCTTGTCGAAACGGATCAGCCGACGGTCAACCTTCTGCTTAAAAACAGCCTGGCGAGCAGAGATGAGGAAAACCTCTCTTCGGAACATTCCATTGGCTCGCTAGTGCCGCTTATTAAGCATTATCTTCCCAAAGCAAAAATTGTACCGCTCATTCTGCATCATGATGTCACCCTTCAGGAAGTCAATACGTTGCTTGCCGGGATCGAGCCTTTTCTGAATGAACATACGGTTCTGATCTCGTCGGTTGACTTTTCACATTATCTGACCCGGGCCGAAGCCCAGGTCAAAGACCGCGAAACCTTGAAATATATGCAGGAATTCGATTATCCTGCCCTCTTCAGGCTGGGCAATGATTACCTGGATTCCCCTGCATCGCTCACTGCATCTTTCCGGCTGGCTGAGAAACAAGGAATTCGGGCTTTTCACGTTTTGGGCAACACAAATTCCGGTATACTCCTGCAAAACGATATGACTCAGACAACCAGCTATTTTACGCTAGTGTTCTACGCTGATATCTGA
- a CDS encoding HyaD/HybD family hydrogenase maturation endopeptidase, with product MTPPKIMLMGVGNVLLSDEGLGVQFLNEFKPEELPDNVELLEGGTAGLELVHLIKEIDFLIIVDAINAQTEPGSVFRFCPEDIRVFPEKYQVSFHQVGILEVLALAGILGNTPQTLIYGVQPKSLEWGMDLSEEIKAVFPRLKGQMFKEFAQINATSSFLPIPPAE from the coding sequence ATGACTCCACCAAAAATTATGCTGATGGGCGTAGGGAACGTTTTACTAAGTGACGAAGGCTTAGGCGTTCAGTTTTTAAATGAATTTAAGCCTGAAGAACTTCCTGACAATGTCGAGCTGCTGGAAGGCGGAACAGCCGGTCTGGAACTGGTTCATCTGATCAAGGAAATTGATTTCCTGATCATCGTGGATGCGATCAATGCCCAGACAGAGCCTGGCAGTGTCTTCCGGTTCTGTCCGGAAGATATCCGGGTTTTCCCGGAGAAGTACCAAGTATCGTTTCATCAGGTGGGCATTCTGGAAGTTCTTGCACTGGCGGGCATTCTGGGGAATACTCCCCAAACCCTGATCTATGGTGTTCAACCGAAGAGTCTGGAATGGGGCATGGACCTGTCAGAGGAAATTAAGGCGGTTTTCCCGCGACTCAAGGGACAAATGTTCAAGGAATTTGCTCAGATTAACGCTACATCCAGCTTTCTGCCTATTCCGCCTGCCGAATAG
- a CDS encoding pyridoxal phosphate-dependent aminotransferase: MKLSQRILGMKPSATLAVDAKAKELKSQGKNVISFGSGEPDFVSPPSAFKYAAEAMEKGKTHYTSTPGVPELRQEICAYYQKEFGLKFDPGQVVVGPGAKPCIYEALAAIVDPGDEIVLLAPAWVSYIEQIHLVDGKPVIVETEDSGFIPRLDRVEAAITDRTIALLLNSPSNPTGVLFNEKTVRGLAEIAQKHDLWLIWDEIYEKLVYGQNKHINPLQLMPELASRTIIINGVSKAYAMTGWRIGYSIAPLELSSKINSFQSHLTSNACSIAQWAAVGAMRESREDVLRMKAAFSDRRDLICGLLRKMPHISFPEPEGAFYVFVNIKNCIGMSFEGQKIKDDIGFCNMLLDSELVAVVPGSAFLASGYLRISYASSPEQITEGMKRLHCFLAKLK; the protein is encoded by the coding sequence ATGAAGCTGTCCCAGCGCATTCTGGGCATGAAGCCGTCTGCTACGTTGGCTGTTGACGCCAAAGCCAAAGAATTAAAGAGCCAGGGAAAGAATGTTATTTCGTTTGGATCCGGGGAACCAGATTTCGTGTCCCCGCCGTCCGCTTTCAAGTATGCGGCGGAAGCGATGGAAAAAGGGAAAACTCATTATACATCAACACCTGGGGTTCCTGAACTTCGTCAAGAAATTTGTGCTTATTACCAAAAGGAATTTGGTCTGAAGTTTGATCCGGGACAGGTAGTCGTTGGCCCGGGAGCCAAACCTTGCATATATGAAGCGCTGGCAGCGATCGTTGATCCAGGGGATGAGATTGTCCTACTTGCGCCGGCTTGGGTAAGCTATATCGAACAGATCCATCTTGTAGATGGGAAACCGGTGATCGTGGAAACAGAAGATAGTGGTTTTATACCAAGATTGGACCGCGTAGAAGCCGCAATTACGGACAGAACCATCGCACTTTTGCTGAACTCCCCATCCAATCCGACAGGGGTCCTATTTAACGAGAAGACCGTTAGAGGCCTGGCTGAGATCGCCCAGAAGCATGATCTCTGGCTGATTTGGGATGAGATTTATGAGAAGCTGGTTTACGGTCAGAACAAACATATTAATCCGCTGCAACTTATGCCGGAGCTGGCTTCCCGGACAATTATCATTAACGGGGTGAGCAAAGCCTATGCGATGACAGGCTGGCGGATCGGTTATTCGATTGCCCCACTCGAGTTATCTTCCAAGATTAATTCGTTTCAAAGCCATCTGACCTCGAATGCCTGCTCCATTGCCCAATGGGCCGCAGTCGGGGCGATGCGGGAAAGCAGGGAAGATGTGCTGAGAATGAAGGCGGCTTTTAGTGACAGACGGGATCTGATTTGCGGACTTTTGCGTAAAATGCCGCATATCTCCTTTCCGGAACCTGAAGGCGCCTTTTATGTTTTTGTAAATATTAAGAACTGTATCGGCATGTCCTTTGAAGGACAGAAGATCAAGGATGATATCGGATTCTGCAATATGCTGTTGGACTCCGAATTGGTTGCCGTTGTACCCGGCAGCGCCTTCTTGGCATCGGGATATTTACGGATTTCTTATGCAAGTTCTCCGGAACAGATAACGGAAGGTATGAAAAGGCTGCATTGCTTTTTGGCTAAGCTGAAATAG